Proteins co-encoded in one Nothobranchius furzeri strain GRZ-AD chromosome 4, NfurGRZ-RIMD1, whole genome shotgun sequence genomic window:
- the spty2d1 gene encoding protein SPT2 homolog, which translates to MMDFDNVLNIASQNQGVSNVQQKRYSLQAGPPKKDPKSKGVNPAAVQALLKKQHIDCRKKEIEMKRQKEKLLAKRVELKSDRKARAMASRTKDNFKGYNGIPVVEGPKKRTSKLDRQEDGSRPETFRNNLVDPLDDEDNYEYEQTDSEHDEEPELARPGRTTGINASCSNKSFSKKNSGPPKSASSPLNFADLLKLAEKKQFEPVDLKPKVLKNDERLRTADEIRELEMERKAKRLGQNRDSKTENERNGKSQSSSGLMRKGPQQKEQKLSRPQTQKNFSEKPSPSNGSGRKPHPMLTSDRGLSSKAPISDKERDRGRIPHSDRERSKSSMSSTSGKLPPKPPTSHTSVKQVGPKPSSATKKSSTSSDLSFRKDNLSSHPKEASGTPGNRPSSTGSSQQTRPIQGSSMRQGSTVGGFKSSKGEPLRHGNSSGVKSNSNSVMRPSSGGPAKPGGQPPGRPVGTKSVKAPQARPGGVGPQGHPGGSGFRPPGTVPGRSGSGGPAQGRQIGSIGSGPGRPKCTVVSETISSKNVGGPRQGVPPRPGMLQRPGVPPRPGVPPRPGMQPRPGMPPRPGMPPRPIMNRPPGPMLPPITSAYKRKYEDEEEEYDPEMDDFIDDEGDEQEEVSRHIREIFGYDRSKYRDESDYALKFMESSWKDMQKEEARSLRMAVQEDLEEEKREEEEIRKKAKRKKTN; encoded by the exons ATGATGGACTTTGACAATGTATTGAACATCGCTTCACAAAACCAGGGCGTCAGCAATGTACAG CAAAAGCGCTACAGTTTACAAGCTGGGCCACCAAAAAAGGATCCAAAATCCAAAGGCGTGAACCCGGCTGCTGTGCAGGCACTTCTGAAGAAGCAGCACATTGACTGCAGAAAGAAAG aaattGAAATGAAGAGACAGAAGGAGAAGCTTTTAGCAAAGAGGGTCGAGTTGAAGTCTGATCGGAAAGCACGAGCCATGGCATCCAGAACCAAGGACAATTTCAAAGGATACAATGGTATTCCAGTGGTGGAGGGTCCTAAAAAGAGGACATCAAAACTTGATAGGCAGGAAGATGGTTCAAGACCTGAGACATTTAGGAATAACCTTGTTGACCCTTTAGATGATGAAGATAATTATGAGTATGAGCAGACAGATTCTGAGCACGATGAAGAGCCAGAGTTGGCAAGACCAGGGAGAACAACTGGCATCAATGCAAGTTGCAGCAACAAATCATTTTCAAAGAAAAACAGTGGTCCacccaaatctgcttcttctccttTGAACTTTGCCGACTTACTCAAGTTGGCAGAAAAGAAGCAGTTTGAGCCAGTTGATTTAAAACCCAAGGTACTCAAAAATGATGAAAGGCTCCGTACGGCTGACGAAATCCGGGAACTGGAGATGGAGCGCAAAGCTAAGCGGCTTGGCCAAAACAGAGACTCAAAGACAGAGAATGAAAGAAATGGCAAGTCTCAGTCTAGCTCTGGCTTGATGAGAAAAGGCCCTCAACAGAAAGAACAGAAACTCAGCAGACCACAAACGCAAAAGAACTTTTCAGAGAAGCCAAGTCCCTCTAATGGGTCAGGCAGGAAGCCACACCCGATGCTGACAAGTGACAGAGGTCTTTCTTCTAAGGCCCCCATTAGTGATAAAGAAAGAGATCGAGGCAGGATTCCTCACAGTGATCGAGAAAGGTCTAAGAGTAGCATGTCCAGCACATCCGGTAAACTCCCCCCAAAACCCCCAACATCTCACACCTCAGTCAAACAAGTAGGCCCAAAGCCCTCATCCGCCACCAAAAAGTCCAGCACCTCCAGTGACCTCAGCTTCAGGAAAGACAATTTGTCATCTCATCCAAAAGAAGCTTCAGGTACTCCAGGGAACAGGCCAAGTTCAACTGGTTCCAGCCAGCAGACCAGACCCATTCAGGGTAGTTCCATGAGGCAAGGGTCCACAGTTGGAGGCTTCAAATCCAGCAAAGGGGAACCACTAAGGCATGGAAATAGTTCTGGGGTCAAATCTAACAGTAATTCGGTGATGAGACCTTCTTCGGGTGGCCCTGCTAAGCCAGGAGGCCAGCCTCCGGGAAGGCCTGTTGGCACCAAATCTGTGAAGGCACCACAGGCCAGACCAGGTGGAGTTGGTCCACAGGGTCACCCTGGAGGAAGTGGGTTTCGACCTCCAGGAACTGTACCAGGTAGATCTGGTAGTGGAGGACCGGCACAGGGGCGACAGATTGGCAGCATTGGTTCAGGGCCTGGAAGACCCAAGTGCACTGTTGTGTCGGAGACTATCTCATCCAAGAACGTAGGCGGACCCAGACAGGGTGTCCCTCCTCGGCCAGGCATGCTGCAGAGACCTGGGGTGCCACCCAGACCTGGGGTGCCGCCCAGACCTGGGATGCAGCCCAGACCTGGAATGCCGCCCAGACCTGGAATGCCGCCCAGACCTATTATGAACAGACCACCAG GACCAATGTTGCCACCGATTACATCTGCATACAAGAGGAAATATGAAGATGAGGAGGAAGAGTACGACCCAGAAATGGATGATTTTATTGATGATGAAGGTGACGAGCAAGAGGAAGTATCCAGGCACATTCGAGAAATTTTTGGCTACGATCGATCGAA ATACAGAGATGAAAGTGACTATGCACTTAAGTTCATGGAGAGCAGCTGGAAAGACATGCAGAAAGAAGAAGCCAGGAG TTTGAGAATGGCCGTGCAGGAGGATCTGGAGGAGGAGAagcgagaagaagaagaaatcagaaaaaaggccaagAGGAAAAAAACCAACTGA
- the uevld gene encoding ubiquitin-conjugating enzyme E2 variant 3, with translation MSKDYEPILDTPSRFCAGHRMDLKSEKIQRILSKYKFHDVAVEELQKIHRLFPEMRPSTATYTYTDSTQKDLLKLTGVIPVKYKGRSYNIPIKLWLLDSFPFTPPICLLRPTSNMVIREGKHVNAKGRIYLPGLHNWDYPKSSVVGLLNEMISKFEEEPPLSSKITEDSKDPHQLLAFVSNLQISDGRVKPEEQQTLKVSVIGGGDLGMACVMSILSKCNVDKLVFIDVAESSTKGGSTDLEIFSVPKVEVSRDLSASAGSRVVVVTANAWSGEQSYVSVVQTNVDLYRKIIPNLARFSPGAIMLIASQPVDIMTHVAWRQSGLPPTHVVGAGCNLDSERLSHALDINLNTHKPAWVIGELSDNKVSVMSSIGLSSDTPEITPGSNSTKLLLDRAFELIKNRGQRSWSVGLSVADITNSILTNKMKAHSISTLAQGWGGIGAEVFFSLPCIMGANGSTRLAGVSLGQEQDSKLRESVASLSNLMSQLQM, from the exons atGTCGAAGGACTACGAGCCGATCCTGGACACCCCGAGCAGATTCTGTGCAGGACACCGG atggacctcaagtcagagaAAATACAGCGGATCCTCTCCAAG TACAAATTTCATGATGTTGCCGTTGAGGAGCTGCAGAAAATCCATCGACTCTTCCCTGAGATGAGACCGTCCACAGCTACTTACA CATACACTGACAGCACTCAGAAAGATCTCCTGAAGTTAACTGGTGTCATTCCTGTAAAGTATAAAG GTCGCTCTTACAACATCCCCATTAAGCTGTGGCTTCTGGACTCCTTCCCCTTCACGCCTCCCATCTGTCTCCTGAGACCCACCTCCAACATGGTCATCAGGGAGGGCAAGCATGTCAATGCCAAAGGACGGATCTACCTGCCAGGACTTCACAACTGGGATTAT CCCAAGTCATCAGTCGTTGGGCTTTTGAATGAGATGATCTCTAAGTTTGAGGAAGAGCCTCCGCTGTCCTCGAAGATCACGGAGGACAGCAAAGACCCTCATCAGCTCCTGGCTTTCGTCTCTAATCTCCAGATCAGTGATg GTAGAGTCAAGCCCGAGGAACAACAGACCTTAAAAGTTTCAGTCATCGGGGGAGGGGATTTAGGGATGGCGTGTGTGATGAGCATTTTATCTAAA TGTAATGTGGATAAACTTGTTTTCATTGATGTTGCTGAGAGCTCCACCAAAGGTGGCAGCACAGATCTAGAAATATTCAGCGTGCCAAAGGTTGAGGTATCAAGAG ATTTATCGGCCTCTGCCGGCTCCCGGGTCGTCGTGGTGACGGCCAACGCGTGGAGCGGCGAGCAGTCCTACGTAAGCGTGGTTCAGACTAATGTGGATTTGTACAGAAAAATAATCCCAAATCTGGCACGTTTCAGCCCCGGTGCCATCATGCTCATTGCATCACAACCAG TGGACATCATGACACACGTGGCCTGGAGGCAGAGTGGACTTCCTCCGACACATGTGGTCGGAGCGGGATGTAATCTGGACTCGGAGCGGCTCAGTCACGCTCTGGATATTAATCTGAACACTCATAAACCTGCATGGGTCATAGGGGAACTTTCAGACAACAAAG TTTCTGTGATGAGCAGCATTGGGCTGAGCTCCGACACGCCTGAGATCACACCGGGATCCAACTCGACCAAACTGCTGTTGGACAG GGCTTTTGAGCTCATAAAGAATCGAGGTCAGAGGTCGTGGTCTGTGGGCCTTTCTGTTGCCGACATCACCAACAGCATCTTGACAAATAAGATGAAGGCGCACTCCATCTCCACCCTGGCTCAG GGCTGGGGGGGAATAGGTGCAGAGGTGTTCTTCAGTCTGCCTTGCATCATGGGAGCAAATGGATCCACTCGCCTGGCCGGCGTGTCGCTGGGACAGGAGCAGGACTCCAAACTCAGGGAGAGCGTCGCCTCACTTTCAAACCTCATGAGTCAGCTCCAGATGTGA
- the si:dkeyp-19e1.3 gene encoding TBC1 domain family member 10B: protein MKKDIDTLKTEEQAEIISKYDKGRRDGVDIDPWEDANYNIYKVTDRFGFLHEEELPTPTAVEEKQKLQEIERVEKWLKMVKKWNKYKNSDKLAKRVYKGIPLQLRGQAWALLLDLEKVKQDNEGKYEKMKQQARLYSTEIKQIDLDVNRTFRNHIMFMDRFGVKQQALFHVLAAYSVYNTEVSYCQGMSQIAAILLMYLNEEDAFWALSQLLTDTKHSMHGFFIPGFPKLQRFQIHHELILSKMLPKLKKHLDKEQMATGIYATKWFLQCFIDRTPFTLTLRLWDIYILEGEKILTAMAYTIFKLHQKRLMKLQLEDLREFLQEQLALSFFLPDDVVVEQLQACMSELHSKKLDLPPPGKSDELPKKPLGQERPVLLVPLQSDSPLEVKTNLHANSELVTDDTALQQEHFPTDSQKGSLSGSNTPSSEPAFQTPGAPSLRPCRAPPLPPKEDKLMVKVGLSDVKDKHPEQENQTSEPESQEDPVDWPPPYVPSALDAINIQAEEEIMDLPDLPPPPFFYSEQSNQRYLSNDSPRPGAQTGLEIQHRSPYPQLDSPLVPQTKFSAKPPPSLNVPKQKSPPQCASKASSSSPRLPPPKPTKFPISLYVPGSAGDRRPSNTSQYDNLSEADDEDRLVERLLASTPEEDLSIPPYTTDRDYDPAFYPVPPPPAFIPPSPPSMYTLPSLPQEPEYKGEDGWVEDSIIPPPPSRFADRLVPFQCTTAICLDTHRAVSPVYSKNFSRGPRDHSAFPAPLLYTGSPPGHSRSSGQSPVGVALVRSSPDFCRTPPGGQALPKSVTF, encoded by the exons GGCAGACGAGATGGTGTCGACATTGACCCATGGGAGGATGCCAACTACAACATCTATAAAGTCACCGACCGCTTCGGCTTCCTGCA TGAGGAAGAGCTGCCAACGCCCACGGCTGTAGAAGAGAAG CAAAAACTACAAGAGATCGAGCGGGTGGAGAAATGGCTAAAGATGGTGAAGAAATGGAACAAGTACAAGAACAGCGACAAG TTGGCAAAGCGTGTCTACAAGGGCATCCCTCTTCAGCTGAGGGGTCAAGCTTGGGCCTTGCTTTTGGACTTAGAAAAGGTTAAACAAGACAATGAGGGAAAATATGAG AAAATGAAGCAGCAGGCTCGTCTCTACTCGACGGAGATCAAGCAGATAGATTTGGATGTGAACAGAACCTTCAGGAACCACATCATGTTCATGGATCGCTTTGGAGTCAA GCAGCAGGCACTGTTTCATGTACTGGCAGCTTACTCTGTCTACAACACG GAGGTGAGCTACTGCCAGGGGATGAGTCAGATCGCTGCCATCTTGCTCATGTACTTGAATGAGGAGGATGCTTTCTGGGCTTTATCCCAGCTCCTTACAGACACCAAGCATTCCATGCACG GGTTTTTCATCCCAGGATTTCCCAAGCTGCAGCGTTTCCAGATTCACCATGAGCTCATCCTCTCCAAGATGCTGCCCAAGTTGAAGAAACACCTG GACAAGGAGCAGATGGCAACAGGGATTTACGCCACCAAGTGGTTTCTCCAGTGCTTCATTGACAGA ACTCCTTTCACCCTCACCTTACGTTTATGGGACATCTACATACTGGAGGGGGAGAAGATCCTCACCGCTATGGCCTACACCATCTTCAAGCTACACCAAA AGCGCCTGATGAAGCTTCAGTTGGAGGACCTGAGGGAGTTTCTTCAGGAGCAGCTGGCTTTGTCTTTCTTCCTTCCTGATGATGTGGTGGTTGAACAATTACAGGCTTGCATGTCAGAGCTGCACAGTAAAAAGCTGGATCTACCTCCTCCAG GCAAGTCCGACGAGCTGCCCAAGAAGCCTCTGGGTCAAGAGAGACCGGTCCTCCTTGTGCCTTTGCAGTCTGACTCGCCTCTGGAGGTCAAAACAAACCTGCATGCCAACAGCGAGCTCGTTACAGATGACACCGCCCTTCAACAGGAGCATTTCCCAACAGATTCCCAGAAGGGAAGCCTCTCGGGATCAAACACACCTTCATCAGAACCTGCTTTTCAGACTCCAGGAGCTCCTTCCCTGAGGCCTTGTAGAGCACCTCCTTTACCTCCAAAAGAAGACAAGCTTATGGTAAAAGTAGGGCTGAGTGATGTAAAGGATAAACACCCAGAACAGGAGAACCAGACGAGTGAGCCGGAGTCCCAGGAGGATCCAGTGGACTGGCCTCCCCCCTATGTGCCCTCTGCTCTGGATGCCATCAACATACAAGCTGAGGAGGAGATTATGGACCTTCCAGATCTTCCACCTCCACCTTTTTTCTACTCTGAACAGAGCAACCAGAGGTATCTGAGCAATGACTCTCCCAGACCGGGGGCTCAGACTGGCCTAGAAATCCAACATCGCTCTCCTTACCCTCAATTAGATTCACCGTTGGTCCCTCAAACAAAGTTCTCCGCCAAACCACCTCCATCTCTCAACGTCCCAAAGCAAAAGAGTCCTCCTCAGTGTGCCTCCAAAGCATCGTCCTCTTCTCCCAGACTCCCACCACCAAAGCCAACGAAGTTCCCCATTTCTCTTTATGTCCCTGGGTCTGCTGGCGACAGGCGGCCCTCCAACACCTCCCAGTACGACAACCTGTCCGAGGCTGATGACGAGGACCGTTTAGTGGAGAGGTTGCTGGCCTCTACTCCTGAGGAAGACCTCAGCATCCCACCTTATACTACTGACAGAGACTACGACCCTGCCTTCTACCCTGTACCCCCACCTCCCGCCTTCATTCCTCCGTCTCCTCCCTCCATGTACACTCTCCCTAGTTTGCCTCAGGAGCCTGAATATAAAGGCGAGGACGGCTGGGTGGAGGATTCCATCATCCCCCCTCCTCCATCCCGTTTTGCTGACAGACTGGTTCCATTTCAGTGTACCACTGCCATCTGCTTGGACACACACAGAGCCGTGTCACCAGTCTACTCCAAGAATTTCTCCAGGGGCCCGAGAGACCACTCCGCCTTCCCAGCACCTTTGTTGTACACGGGGTCACCTCCAGGTCACTCCAGGTCGTCAGGACAGTCACCAGTAGGTGTGGCCCTGGTTCGATCCAGCCCTGACTTCTGTAGGACGCCTCCTGGTGGACAGGCGCTGCCAAAATCAGTGACTTTTTAA